In a single window of the Dreissena polymorpha isolate Duluth1 chromosome 3, UMN_Dpol_1.0, whole genome shotgun sequence genome:
- the LOC127873406 gene encoding 5-hydroxytryptamine receptor 6-like — protein MSQSSYTPSNITGTEFLENSGSTLSMKSACLLGGNETIIANCQYERTQTNEISVDTGNIVLGVFLFFIAFMTIMGNILVFFAVIFNRKLRTVSNLFITSLSMADLLLATVVMIPATLNEIFQRWIMLHSFCVVWAGFDVMLCSASVLNVCLISLDRYIAVMSPLRYKVIVTYRRALGMIFAAWIIAICASFIPLGTGIHNPDLPSLTNLTLLAATPQCLFIPSLTFVLIASTVTILLPIIVAFVLYYRVSKEAKRQACFVGILITPSNMLLGTKVANKHIREPFTRKATVTLGIIVGAYVVTWAPFLITNILDACCRCVPVKVFGSFVWLGYCNSFINPIIYPLFMRDFRKVYSTAFFGLCPCLTFLQKFKRDKVFYRTSVDFQVSNRSPMPLCEDKM, from the coding sequence ATGTCGCAGTCAAGTTATACTCCAAGCAATATTACTGGAACTGAGTTTTTGGAAAATAGTGGTTCAACATTAAGTATGAAAAGCGCTTGCTTATTGGGAGGAAATGAGACGATAATTGCTAATTGCCAATACGAGCGTACCCAGACAAACGAGATTAGCGTGGATACAGGAAATATTGTTTTGGGAGTGTTCTTGTTTTTCATCGCCTTCATGACAATTATGGGTAATATACTGGTATTTTTCGCCGTGATATTTAATCGGAAACTTCGGACCGtgtccaatttgttcataacGTCGTTAAGTATGGCGGATCTGCTGTTAGCTACAGTCGTCATGATTCCCGCAACTTTGAATGAAATATTCCAACGATGGATTATGCTTCATTCTTTTTGTGTGGTGTGGGCCGGATTTGACGTCATGCTCTGCAGTGCTTCTGTCCTTAACGTGTGCCTCATTAGCCTGGATCGTTACATTGCTGTCATGTCGCCCCTTCGATACAAGGTTATTGTAACTTATCGCCGGGCTCTCGGAATGATATTCGCAGCTTGGATTATAGCTATTTGTGCGTCTTTCATCCCTCTAGGGACAGGAATACATAATCCAGACCTTCCGTCTTTAACTAATCTTACATTACTTGCTGCCACTCCACAATGTCTTTTTATCCCAAGTTTGACATTTGTGTTAATTGCATCCACGGTTACAATTCTTCTGCCGATAATCGTTGCGTTCGTGCTTTATTATCGTGTGTCAAAGGAAGCCAAACGACAGGCATGTTTTGTGGGCATTCTAATAACCCCGAGCAACATGCTGTTGGGTACAAAGGTTGCGAATAAACACATCCGGGAACCATTCACACGGAAGGCAACGGTAACCCTGGGGATTATTGTTGGAGCATACGTCGTGACATGGGCACCATTCTTAATAACAAACATTCTGGACGCTTGTTGCAGATGTGTACCTGTAAAAGTATTCGGCTCTTTTGTGTGGCTCGGTTATTGTAATAGTTTTATTAATCCTATCATCTATCCATTGTTCATGCGAGACTTTCGGAAAGTATACTCCACAGCATTTTTTGGCCTGTGCCCTTGTCTTacgttcttacagaaattcaaaCGCGACAAAGTTTTTTACCGCACTTCTGTGGATTTTCAGGTTTCTAATCGCTCGCCCATGCCCTTATGTGAAGACAAGATGTAA